Proteins from a genomic interval of Treponema brennaborense DSM 12168:
- a CDS encoding YidC/Oxa1 family membrane protein insertase, with the protein MLFNGVFKNAGISVIGVSFAVSILCLPLYIVAEHWQQVQRDIEKRLDPGISRIKAVFKGDEQYMILSTFYKQNHYHPIMALRSSFGLLIQIPFFIAAYSFLSKLPVLAGKNFLFIKDMGAPDALFSIGTFPINVLPIAMTVINIVAGAIYTKGFKAKDKIQIYGMALVFLVILYNSPSGLVLYWTMNNIFSLVKNIFYKIKNPLKVLYLLLVVAVAGLDYYLLFIHNGFLHKRILMAAVFSLLLTAPLVLKGIRFLLDTVFAPLVEDRRARLTLFVCSAAALCLLAGFVIPSYVINSSAVEFANIDGYGNPLFFLYNSTLQVFGLVVFWGLCVYFLFNARVQAVFAICMPVVLFVGLIDAFLFSGSYGNLSRLITFSATITAASGTMQLLNMIGIIAAVLVPIIILKFRKVKLLNGIVSIILIAECAITVIHIGQINGSYNDYEDTIADGVSSEMHISPVYHLSKTGKNVVVFMLDRAENAYVEPIFETFPELYDIYDGFTLYRNTISYNQGTLLGAPPLFGGYEYTPAEMNARSSARLVDKQNESLLLLPRIFTEQADFNATVSDLSWANYSWIPDMSICDPYSDITGFNVQRKYSSLWVKENPDKIKENITSNAIKRNLTWFSLFKMVPLFMRDSVYDDGIWWSSDEQTGDIMEFIDYYSALAFLPRLTDFTSEKNAYFTIVNDTTHSGQELQAPDYEPAIEVTDKGPKPLSEYSSVGGNIAAFKRLGEWIQYLKENDCYDNTRIIMVSDHGIGTADGKRLDFPETWNMAYNPDHNHPLLFVKDFNATGKLVINNDFMTNADVPALALKDLVEKPINPFTGKEITEIKPEDKKASGVVLTHNWRPGGNGINTFKVPQKDWYTIKENIFDAANWQQGIN; encoded by the coding sequence ATGCTTTTTAACGGAGTCTTCAAAAATGCAGGAATCTCCGTTATTGGAGTCAGTTTTGCGGTCTCTATCTTATGCCTTCCGCTTTATATTGTTGCGGAACATTGGCAGCAGGTTCAGCGTGATATTGAAAAACGTCTTGATCCGGGGATAAGCCGCATAAAGGCCGTTTTTAAAGGCGATGAGCAGTATATGATTCTTTCTACTTTTTACAAACAGAATCATTACCATCCTATAATGGCGCTTCGTTCTTCTTTCGGGCTGCTTATTCAAATTCCGTTTTTTATTGCAGCTTACAGTTTCCTTTCAAAACTGCCCGTTCTGGCCGGAAAAAATTTTTTATTCATTAAAGACATGGGAGCGCCCGACGCTCTTTTTTCCATAGGAACTTTTCCCATAAACGTTTTGCCGATTGCAATGACCGTAATCAATATCGTTGCAGGCGCCATATATACGAAAGGTTTTAAGGCGAAAGACAAAATACAGATTTACGGAATGGCGCTTGTGTTTCTCGTCATTTTGTATAATTCGCCGTCAGGCCTTGTCTTGTATTGGACAATGAACAATATTTTTTCATTGGTGAAAAATATCTTTTATAAAATAAAAAATCCGTTAAAAGTTCTGTATCTTTTACTGGTAGTCGCTGTTGCCGGTCTGGATTATTATTTGCTGTTCATTCATAACGGCTTTCTGCATAAACGTATTCTTATGGCCGCGGTGTTTTCGCTTTTGCTTACGGCTCCGCTCGTACTCAAAGGAATCAGATTTCTGCTTGATACGGTGTTCGCACCGCTTGTGGAAGACCGGCGTGCGCGCTTGACTTTGTTTGTATGTTCTGCGGCTGCGCTTTGCCTGCTGGCCGGCTTCGTGATTCCGTCGTACGTTATCAATTCTTCCGCGGTGGAATTCGCGAATATCGACGGTTACGGAAATCCGCTGTTTTTTCTTTACAATTCGACTTTGCAGGTTTTCGGACTTGTGGTTTTTTGGGGACTTTGCGTTTATTTTCTTTTTAACGCCAGAGTTCAAGCGGTTTTTGCAATATGTATGCCGGTTGTTCTCTTTGTCGGATTGATTGACGCGTTTCTTTTTTCGGGAAGCTATGGCAATTTATCAAGATTGATTACCTTTTCAGCGACGATTACCGCAGCAAGCGGCACTATGCAGCTGCTGAATATGATCGGTATCATTGCAGCGGTGCTCGTTCCGATTATTATATTGAAATTCCGGAAAGTCAAATTGCTGAACGGTATCGTCTCGATTATTCTGATTGCGGAATGTGCCATAACGGTAATCCATATCGGTCAGATTAACGGCAGTTATAACGATTATGAAGACACCATCGCCGATGGAGTCAGCAGCGAAATGCATATTTCCCCAGTGTATCATCTTTCAAAAACAGGCAAGAACGTCGTGGTTTTTATGCTGGACAGGGCAGAAAACGCGTATGTGGAACCTATCTTTGAAACGTTTCCTGAACTTTACGATATCTACGACGGTTTTACTCTCTATCGGAATACAATATCGTATAATCAGGGAACGCTGCTGGGGGCGCCGCCGCTGTTCGGCGGTTATGAATATACGCCGGCAGAAATGAATGCGCGCAGTTCAGCGCGGCTGGTTGATAAACAAAACGAATCACTGCTGTTATTGCCGCGTATTTTTACGGAACAAGCCGATTTTAACGCGACTGTCTCTGATTTAAGTTGGGCAAATTACAGTTGGATTCCGGATATGTCTATTTGTGATCCGTACTCAGATATTACCGGATTTAATGTTCAGCGGAAATATTCAAGTTTGTGGGTAAAAGAGAATCCGGATAAAATTAAGGAAAATATTACCAGCAACGCCATAAAGCGGAATCTTACGTGGTTCAGTCTTTTTAAAATGGTTCCGCTTTTTATGCGTGACAGCGTGTATGACGACGGAATTTGGTGGTCGTCCGACGAGCAAACTGGTGATATAATGGAATTTATCGATTATTATTCTGCTCTTGCGTTTCTACCCCGTTTAACGGATTTTACCTCCGAGAAAAACGCATATTTTACTATCGTAAACGACACGACTCATTCGGGACAAGAGCTGCAAGCTCCGGATTACGAGCCTGCGATAGAAGTTACGGATAAGGGGCCGAAACCGTTAAGCGAATACAGCAGTGTCGGCGGAAATATCGCTGCTTTTAAACGGCTCGGCGAATGGATACAGTATCTTAAAGAAAACGATTGCTATGATAATACCAGAATAATCATGGTCAGCGACCACGGAATCGGCACTGCGGACGGTAAAAGGCTTGATTTTCCCGAAACTTGGAATATGGCGTATAATCCCGATCATAACCATCCGCTGCTGTTCGTGAAAGATTTTAACGCGACGGGTAAGCTCGTCATAAATAACGATTTTATGACTAACGC